The following proteins are co-located in the Rippkaea orientalis PCC 8801 genome:
- a CDS encoding RNA-guided endonuclease InsQ/TnpB family protein, producing MLTLTYEYKLIPDKQQIEVIEHTLNVCRSVWNYALRERKDWLTSRKSPVNACSLIQEYIIPSDTPYPNYHNQAKALTEAKRTNQILKSVNAQVLQQVLRTLDRAFADMQSKKLGFPRFKNKYRMRSYVYPQMLKDCVKGNQIKLPQLGWVKFRNSREIPDGFELKQARIVRRASGYFVMLSMQLDVNIPDVPFHGHPLGIDLGLDKFLATSDGELVERPRFLNQLHRKLKLLQRRLRNKQKGSNNRHKLNLKIARLHQRISDTRKDWHFKLAHHLCNQAQSIFIENIDFRSWGRGMLSKHCLDAAFGQFVTILKWVAWKRDVFVANVDKDYTSQICPNCGFHTGKKLLSEREHNCPECGYKTHRDVAAAQVIRNRGVEEYAMQRGLGGFPHERLHQDALGHSVSENACGDGLAGVVTPSQESVKQELLSVNLRIPRQATL from the coding sequence ATGCTAACCCTAACTTACGAGTACAAACTAATCCCAGACAAGCAGCAAATTGAGGTGATTGAACACACTTTAAACGTTTGTCGTTCAGTATGGAATTATGCTTTAAGGGAGCGTAAGGACTGGTTAACATCTCGAAAATCTCCCGTCAATGCTTGTTCATTAATTCAGGAGTATATCATCCCTTCTGATACGCCTTATCCTAATTATCACAATCAAGCTAAAGCACTAACAGAAGCCAAGAGAACTAATCAAATACTCAAATCAGTTAACGCTCAAGTCTTACAACAGGTTTTAAGAACTTTAGACCGAGCTTTTGCTGATATGCAGTCTAAGAAATTAGGTTTTCCTCGTTTTAAGAATAAGTATCGGATGCGCTCTTATGTGTATCCTCAAATGCTAAAAGACTGTGTTAAAGGCAATCAGATTAAATTGCCACAATTGGGGTGGGTTAAATTTAGAAATTCTAGAGAAATACCTGATGGTTTTGAACTAAAGCAAGCGCGAATAGTAAGGAGAGCATCAGGCTACTTTGTGATGCTTTCAATGCAATTAGATGTAAATATTCCTGATGTTCCTTTTCATGGGCATCCGTTAGGCATTGATTTAGGTCTAGATAAATTCCTAGCTACTTCTGATGGTGAACTTGTCGAAAGACCCCGATTCTTAAATCAACTGCACCGCAAGCTGAAATTGCTGCAACGTAGATTAAGAAATAAGCAAAAGGGGTCTAATAATAGACATAAGTTAAACCTAAAAATAGCTAGATTACACCAACGTATTTCTGATACTAGAAAAGACTGGCATTTTAAGTTAGCTCATCACCTTTGTAACCAGGCACAATCAATATTTATTGAAAATATTGATTTTCGGTCATGGGGTAGAGGTATGCTGTCTAAGCATTGTCTTGATGCTGCTTTTGGACAATTTGTAACCATTCTTAAATGGGTAGCATGGAAACGAGATGTTTTTGTGGCTAATGTTGACAAGGATTATACCTCACAGATATGTCCTAATTGTGGGTTTCATACAGGCAAGAAACTGCTTTCAGAACGAGAACATAATTGTCCTGAATGTGGGTATAAAACCCATCGAGATGTGGCGGCAGCACAAGTCATCAGAAATCGTGGTGTAGAAGAATATGCGATGCAGCGCGGTCTTGGGGGTTTCCCCCATGAGCGACTGCATCAAGACGCGCTAGGGCATAGCGTATCAGAAAATGCCTGTGGAGATGGTCTGGCGGGGGTGGTAACGCCTAGTCAAGAATCGGTGAAACAGGAACTCTTAAGTGTGAATTTAAGAATCCCCCGTCAAGCTACGCTGTGA
- a CDS encoding phosphoribosyltransferase encodes MSLIFQNRTEAGLRLAEKLAIYRHRPDTLILALPRGGVPVAFEIAQKLNLPLDICLVRKLGVPGRKELAMGAIASGGVRVINQEVVDWLKISPDIIENVAREEQRELERRDRAYRGNQPVPLIKNQTIILVDDGIATGSTIKAAISTLKQQQPQAIIVAVPVAPEIVCQELATEVEQVICLSIPEPLHSISLWYEDFSQTTDDEVRYLLAKANQLYEVKSHQVRS; translated from the coding sequence ATGAGTCTTATTTTTCAGAACCGCACAGAAGCGGGTCTGCGGTTAGCAGAGAAATTGGCTATTTATCGCCATCGTCCTGACACACTTATTTTAGCCTTACCAAGAGGAGGAGTCCCGGTTGCCTTTGAAATTGCCCAAAAACTCAATCTCCCCTTAGATATCTGTCTGGTGCGAAAATTAGGGGTTCCAGGACGCAAAGAATTAGCAATGGGAGCGATCGCCTCTGGGGGAGTTAGGGTGATCAACCAAGAGGTGGTGGACTGGTTGAAGATTTCCCCCGACATTATCGAGAACGTGGCAAGAGAAGAACAACGGGAATTAGAACGACGCGATCGCGCTTACCGAGGCAATCAACCCGTCCCGCTTATCAAAAATCAGACCATTATTCTAGTGGATGATGGCATTGCAACGGGTTCGACGATTAAAGCAGCGATCTCCACTCTAAAACAACAACAGCCTCAAGCCATCATTGTTGCCGTTCCCGTCGCCCCTGAGATCGTTTGCCAGGAATTAGCCACAGAAGTAGAGCAGGTCATTTGTTTAAGCATTCCTGAGCCCCTCCATTCCATTAGTCTCTGGTATGAGGATTTTTCCCAAACCACAGACGACGAAGTGCGTTATTTACTTGCCAAAGCTAACCAACTTTATGAAGTCAAAAGTCACCAAGTCAGAAGTTAG
- a CDS encoding response regulator, giving the protein MITTNPLRIVLVEDDELFRLGLATRLQRDTNFEIVAEACDGETAVELTNQYLPDIVLLDIGLPGIGGIEACRQIKQHHPNLPILVLTSHSQKSLIERLIAIGVNGYCLKGIEAEHLILALRSVAVGASWWDQTGTTEIQAAFSKKPTINCDIIEGIDNPLTQREQEILALIALGKTNQEIAQTLSIATGTVRVHVHAILQKLDVRDRTQAAIIALQHASSK; this is encoded by the coding sequence ATGATAACTACTAACCCTTTAAGAATTGTCTTAGTGGAAGACGATGAACTGTTTAGATTAGGACTCGCTACCCGTCTTCAACGGGACACTAATTTTGAAATTGTTGCAGAAGCCTGTGATGGAGAAACTGCAGTCGAATTAACCAATCAATACTTACCCGATATCGTGTTACTCGATATTGGTTTACCTGGAATTGGAGGAATAGAAGCCTGTCGTCAAATTAAACAACATCATCCTAATTTACCGATTTTAGTCCTAACTTCTCACTCCCAAAAATCTTTGATTGAACGTCTTATTGCTATCGGTGTTAATGGTTATTGTCTTAAAGGAATTGAAGCTGAACACCTAATCTTAGCCTTACGTTCTGTTGCGGTTGGTGCTTCTTGGTGGGATCAAACAGGAACAACCGAAATTCAGGCGGCTTTTTCCAAAAAACCTACTATTAATTGTGATATCATTGAAGGGATTGATAATCCTTTAACTCAAAGAGAGCAAGAAATTCTTGCCTTAATTGCCTTAGGAAAAACCAATCAAGAGATTGCTCAAACCTTGAGTATTGCGACAGGAACTGTCAGGGTTCATGTTCACGCTATTTTACAGAAACTTGATGTCAGAGATCGCACTCAAGCAGCTATTATTGCCCTTCAACACGCTTCCTCGAAATAA
- a CDS encoding sensor histidine kinase: MNKIILDFYNQKYPYINGFIILIFFIVIILEYITPSAYVFGYLYSGAILLANIQGNRYLVLVVTLTAAFLTLLNLFIPIIEIYNLSTVANRVIAMISLLVVGWLSIRNRNYQEKIANQQAKIKAQEQLFQMREDFVSTLTHDLKTPLLGAIETLKSFELGLFGQITPKQKKILEMMIRSHQSTLQLVETVLDIYRNDNEGLKIDLKPVNLRTLLDEIIASLTYLTQSRRVHINITGDRLWVKGDPWQLKRVFINLLSNAINHSPRGSRVEIILQSKGDEQQILFRDNGLGISQEELPQLFERFYQGTSDRQAKGSGLGLYLSRQIIEAHGGKIWAENRSPKGAMFGCRLPAMMDKLL; the protein is encoded by the coding sequence ATGAACAAAATAATACTTGACTTTTACAATCAAAAATATCCCTATATTAATGGCTTCATCATCCTAATTTTTTTCATTGTTATTATTTTAGAATATATCACACCTTCTGCCTATGTTTTTGGCTATCTTTATAGCGGGGCAATTTTGTTGGCAAATATCCAGGGAAATCGTTATCTTGTTCTTGTTGTCACCTTAACAGCAGCTTTTTTAACATTACTCAATTTATTTATTCCGATTATCGAAATTTATAACCTATCAACTGTTGCGAATCGAGTCATTGCTATGATTTCCTTATTAGTCGTCGGTTGGTTAAGTATTCGCAATCGTAATTATCAAGAAAAAATTGCCAATCAACAAGCAAAAATTAAAGCCCAAGAACAACTTTTTCAAATGAGAGAAGATTTTGTTTCGACCCTGACCCATGACTTAAAAACCCCGTTACTCGGAGCCATAGAAACCTTAAAATCCTTTGAATTAGGTTTATTTGGGCAAATCACCCCCAAACAGAAAAAAATTTTAGAGATGATGATTCGTTCCCATCAATCTACTTTACAATTAGTTGAAACAGTGCTTGATATTTATCGTAATGATAATGAAGGCTTAAAAATTGATCTAAAACCCGTTAATTTAAGAACCTTATTAGATGAAATTATCGCCAGCTTAACCTATTTAACTCAATCGCGTCGCGTTCATATTAATATTACCGGAGATCGACTGTGGGTCAAAGGAGATCCCTGGCAACTTAAACGAGTTTTTATCAATCTTTTAAGTAATGCCATTAACCATTCGCCTAGAGGGAGTCGAGTAGAAATTATCCTTCAGTCTAAAGGAGATGAACAACAAATTTTATTCAGAGATAATGGACTCGGAATAAGTCAAGAAGAACTACCCCAATTATTTGAACGATTTTATCAAGGAACTAGCGATCGCCAAGCCAAAGGTTCTGGGTTAGGATTGTATTTAAGTCGCCAAATTATTGAGGCGCATGGTGGTAAAATTTGGGCAGAAAATCGTTCACCCAAAGGAGCTATGTTTGGCTGTCGTTTACCAGCCATGATGGATAAATTATTATGA
- a CDS encoding dienelactone hydrolase family protein, which yields MKSEVRSQKSEVREYEVFVDTGIVKVPAILSLPENASGIVVFVHGSGSSRHSPRNQYVAQELQQSGLATLLMDLLTPAEERIDLQTRHLRFDIPLLAQRVLGATQWLQDNSLTKTLKIGYFGASTGAAAALVAAAQCPDAVSAIVSRGGRPDLAEKALKQVLAPTLLIVGSRDSLVLELNQFALEQLQKTKHLAIIPKATHLFEEPGTLEAVARLASNWFRQYLSSVNSNQ from the coding sequence ATGAAGTCAGAAGTCAGAAGTCAGAAGTCAGAAGTTAGGGAATATGAGGTTTTTGTCGATACGGGAATAGTGAAAGTCCCCGCCATATTAAGCTTGCCAGAGAATGCGTCAGGGATAGTTGTCTTTGTGCATGGTAGTGGAAGTAGCCGCCATAGTCCCCGGAATCAATACGTTGCCCAAGAATTACAGCAAAGTGGACTTGCTACCCTCTTAATGGACTTATTAACCCCGGCTGAAGAACGGATCGATCTGCAAACCCGACACCTACGCTTTGATATTCCGTTATTAGCCCAAAGAGTCCTAGGGGCAACCCAATGGTTACAAGATAATTCTTTAACAAAAACCCTAAAAATCGGCTATTTTGGCGCAAGTACCGGGGCTGCTGCTGCCTTAGTCGCTGCTGCCCAATGTCCTGACGCAGTGAGTGCCATTGTCTCGCGCGGAGGTCGCCCGGATCTAGCGGAAAAAGCCTTAAAACAAGTACTTGCTCCCACCTTACTCATTGTGGGAAGTCGAGATTCACTGGTGCTTGAACTTAATCAGTTTGCCTTAGAACAACTCCAAAAAACAAAACATCTAGCGATCATCCCGAAAGCAACCCATTTATTTGAAGAACCAGGAACTCTAGAAGCAGTTGCCAGACTTGCCTCTAACTGGTTTAGACAATATCTGAGTTCAGTAAATAGTAATCAGTAA
- a CDS encoding hydantoinase B/oxoprolinase family protein: protein MYTLSQPDPIYLEIFKNLYQFIAEQMGITLQNTASSVNIKERLDFSCAIFDQQGLLVANAPHIPVHLGSMSESVKTLINDKKDTLKFGNVYLSNNPYNGGTHLPDITVITPVFLTPDSSKPIFYVASRGHQADIGGITPGSMPPYSTSITEEGILFDNCLLVEEGEFQEREIREMLTNNPYPARNPDQNIADFKAQIAANETGVKELHRMIEQYKLEMVQNYMRFVQDNAEECVKKAIDSLTDGEFTYTLDQDLQIKVRVTIDRNNRCATIDFTGTSAQASNNFNAPKAVTQAAILYVFRTLVKDNIPLNGGCLKPLHLIIPEGCLLNPIYPAAVVAGNVETSQAIVDALYGALGVLAASQGTMNNFTFGNEKYQYYETICGGSGAGSNFDGTDAVHTHMTNSRLTDPEVLEWRFPVILESFSIRDNSGGKGLHKGGNGVIRCLRFLEPMTAAILSSHRVIPPFGLNGGEPGKVGKNYVIRKVGNIEELDGIAMVKMEKEEIFVIETPGGGGYGF, encoded by the coding sequence ATGTATACTCTCTCTCAACCTGACCCGATTTATCTAGAAATTTTCAAAAATCTCTATCAATTTATTGCAGAACAAATGGGAATTACTCTGCAAAATACGGCCTCTTCTGTTAACATTAAAGAGCGTCTTGATTTTTCCTGTGCTATTTTTGATCAACAGGGTTTATTAGTGGCTAATGCTCCTCATATTCCTGTCCATTTAGGCAGTATGAGCGAGAGTGTTAAAACCCTAATTAATGACAAAAAAGATACCTTAAAATTTGGTAATGTTTATCTTTCTAATAATCCCTATAATGGGGGGACTCATTTACCTGATATTACCGTTATAACGCCTGTTTTTCTAACTCCTGATAGCTCCAAACCGATCTTCTATGTTGCTTCCCGTGGCCATCAAGCTGATATTGGAGGAATCACCCCCGGATCGATGCCTCCTTACTCAACATCTATCACAGAAGAAGGCATTTTATTTGATAATTGTTTATTAGTGGAAGAGGGAGAATTTCAAGAAAGAGAAATTAGAGAAATGTTAACTAATAATCCCTATCCTGCCCGAAATCCGGATCAAAATATTGCCGATTTTAAAGCCCAAATTGCTGCCAATGAAACCGGAGTAAAAGAACTTCATCGCATGATTGAACAATACAAACTAGAAATGGTTCAAAATTACATGAGATTTGTTCAAGATAATGCAGAAGAATGCGTCAAAAAAGCTATTGATAGCTTAACTGATGGAGAGTTTACTTATACCTTAGATCAAGATTTACAAATTAAAGTTAGAGTGACAATTGATAGAAATAATCGTTGTGCAACTATTGATTTTACGGGTACTTCTGCCCAAGCAAGTAATAATTTTAATGCTCCCAAAGCAGTAACTCAAGCAGCCATTTTATATGTCTTTAGAACCTTAGTTAAAGACAATATTCCCCTCAATGGAGGATGTTTAAAACCCCTACATTTAATTATTCCTGAAGGCTGTTTATTAAATCCCATCTATCCCGCAGCCGTGGTTGCAGGAAATGTCGAAACTTCCCAAGCTATCGTAGATGCGTTGTATGGTGCATTAGGCGTATTAGCAGCCTCCCAAGGAACCATGAATAACTTCACCTTTGGTAACGAAAAATATCAGTATTATGAAACAATTTGCGGGGGGTCTGGTGCGGGTTCTAACTTTGATGGTACAGACGCAGTTCATACCCACATGACGAACTCTCGTTTAACTGATCCTGAAGTCTTAGAATGGCGATTTCCTGTGATTTTAGAAAGCTTTAGTATTCGTGACAATAGTGGAGGTAAAGGATTACATAAAGGAGGGAATGGAGTCATTCGTTGTTTGCGGTTTTTAGAACCTATGACAGCCGCAATTTTATCGAGTCATCGAGTGATTCCTCCCTTTGGTTTAAACGGAGGTGAACCAGGAAAAGTGGGTAAAAATTATGTCATTAGAAAAGTGGGTAATATTGAAGAATTAGATGGGATAGCAATGGTTAAAATGGAAAAAGAAGAGATTTTTGTGATTGAAACCCCTGGGGGAGGAGGGTATGGTTTTTGA
- a CDS encoding RidA family protein, with amino-acid sequence MPRRLISSNSSFEEAIGYSRAVIDGNWLFLSGTTGFNYQIMTISENIIEQTEQCFTNMESVLIEAGFSWHDVVRVRYILPNRDDFEPCWPTIKKYLGSVKPASTMIVAGLADLRMKIEIELTAYRSS; translated from the coding sequence ATGCCTCGCCGTTTAATTTCGTCAAACTCGTCTTTTGAAGAAGCCATTGGTTATTCCCGTGCTGTTATAGATGGAAACTGGTTATTTTTATCGGGAACAACGGGATTTAATTATCAAATAATGACTATTTCTGAAAATATTATTGAACAAACCGAGCAATGTTTTACCAATATGGAATCGGTTTTGATTGAAGCCGGATTTAGTTGGCATGATGTGGTAAGAGTCCGCTATATTTTACCTAATCGAGATGATTTTGAACCCTGTTGGCCAACGATAAAAAAATATTTAGGTTCAGTTAAACCTGCTTCAACGATGATAGTAGCGGGATTAGCCGATCTTCGCATGAAAATTGAAATTGAGTTAACAGCTTATCGGTCTTCTTAA
- a CDS encoding potassium-transporting ATPase subunit F has product MMKNAYLVKLTGLILGKNAKYSWVLSLFLALCFNAFLASVIYGATGEAMTRTTAYAVGILVLVTVSLSCYLFVVIFQPERF; this is encoded by the coding sequence ATGATGAAAAACGCTTATTTAGTTAAATTGACTGGGCTTATTTTAGGAAAAAATGCCAAATATTCTTGGGTACTTTCTCTGTTTTTAGCTCTCTGTTTTAATGCGTTTCTTGCCTCTGTTATTTATGGAGCAACAGGAGAAGCAATGACTCGCACGACAGCTTATGCTGTGGGTATTCTTGTGTTAGTAACCGTTAGCTTATCTTGCTATCTATTTGTTGTTATTTTTCAACCTGAACGATTTTAA
- the kdpB gene encoding potassium-transporting ATPase subunit KdpB, translating to MKINRELRKISKIAHLPSRSRHRQQKKQKRVNTKGLYQRAIKEAFFKLNPKIMLKNPVMFVVWVGTIITALLTLNPELFGTFSEENQRLFNGLVTIILFLTVFFANFAEAVAEGRGKAQADSLRSTKKETTAHRLLVDGSTEEVSSSTLQKGDRVKVIAGEMIPADGEVLEGVASVDESAITGESAPVLKEPGSDVASSVTGGTRVISDELIIQVTTDPGKGFLERMIALVEGAERTKTPNEIALTVLLAVLTQVFLVVVATIPPIAHYVGSPVGIVTLVALLVALIPTTIGGLLSAIGIAGMDRVAQFNVVATSGRAVEACGDINTLVLDKTGTITLGNRLAEEFITVNGHSQEEVAQIALAASLFDNTPEGKSIVKLAQQLGATIDFDETEAEGVEFSARTRMSGTNLPDGTEVRKGAVDAIKGFVRSRGGNFAADLTEAYEKVSRLGGTPLAVAQDGEVYGVIYLKDIIKPGMRERFDQLRRMGVRTVMLTGDNRITASVIAQEAGVDDYIAEATPEDKIQVIQQEQAKGKLVAMTGDGTNDAPALAQANVGLAMNSGTQAAKEAANMVDLDSDPTKLIDLVTIGKQLLITRGALTTFSLANDIAKYFAIIPAMFASAGLESLNIMGLASAQSAILSALIYNALIIPALIPLALKGVKFRPLSANQLLQRNILIYGLGGIIAPFIGIKVIDWGIVAIGLG from the coding sequence ATGAAAATCAATCGAGAATTAAGAAAAATATCAAAAATTGCTCATTTACCGTCCCGTTCTCGCCACCGCCAACAAAAAAAGCAAAAGCGAGTTAATACCAAAGGATTGTATCAACGGGCGATTAAAGAGGCTTTTTTTAAGCTAAATCCCAAGATCATGCTTAAAAACCCCGTTATGTTCGTAGTTTGGGTCGGAACAATTATCACTGCCCTCTTAACCCTAAATCCTGAGTTATTTGGCACTTTTTCAGAAGAAAATCAGCGATTATTTAATGGATTAGTGACTATTATCCTTTTTCTGACCGTTTTCTTTGCTAACTTTGCTGAAGCGGTTGCGGAAGGGCGAGGAAAAGCGCAAGCAGACTCTCTTCGTTCGACCAAAAAAGAGACAACTGCCCATCGTCTATTAGTTGACGGTTCAACAGAAGAAGTGAGTTCAAGTACATTACAAAAAGGGGATAGAGTTAAAGTAATCGCTGGAGAAATGATTCCTGCTGACGGAGAAGTCCTAGAAGGAGTAGCTTCTGTTGATGAATCCGCGATTACAGGAGAATCTGCTCCCGTTTTAAAAGAACCTGGATCGGATGTAGCCAGTTCCGTGACGGGAGGAACGAGGGTTATTTCCGATGAATTGATCATCCAAGTGACCACCGATCCAGGAAAGGGCTTTTTAGAACGAATGATCGCTTTAGTAGAAGGCGCAGAACGAACCAAAACCCCTAATGAAATCGCTTTAACTGTCTTATTAGCCGTTTTAACGCAAGTTTTCTTAGTTGTTGTTGCTACCATTCCCCCGATCGCTCATTATGTTGGCAGTCCCGTCGGTATCGTCACCCTAGTTGCCCTGCTGGTTGCCCTGATTCCGACGACTATCGGGGGGTTGTTAAGTGCGATCGGTATTGCCGGGATGGATAGGGTTGCTCAGTTTAACGTTGTGGCGACTTCTGGGCGGGCAGTAGAAGCCTGTGGGGATATTAATACCCTTGTTTTAGATAAAACAGGGACGATTACCCTGGGAAATCGTCTAGCAGAGGAATTTATCACCGTTAATGGTCATTCTCAAGAGGAAGTGGCACAAATTGCCCTCGCTGCCAGTTTATTTGATAACACCCCTGAAGGAAAATCCATCGTTAAGTTAGCCCAGCAATTAGGTGCAACTATCGATTTTGACGAGACGGAAGCAGAAGGAGTCGAATTTTCGGCTAGAACCCGCATGAGTGGCACAAATTTACCTGATGGAACAGAAGTCCGCAAAGGGGCAGTTGATGCGATTAAAGGCTTTGTTCGGTCAAGAGGAGGAAATTTCGCTGCCGATCTCACGGAAGCTTATGAAAAGGTCTCTCGTCTTGGGGGGACACCCTTAGCCGTTGCCCAAGATGGGGAAGTCTATGGGGTGATTTATCTCAAAGACATTATTAAACCTGGAATGCGAGAACGTTTTGATCAGCTACGACGCATGGGAGTCCGAACGGTGATGTTAACCGGAGATAACCGCATTACCGCCTCAGTAATTGCCCAAGAAGCCGGAGTTGATGACTATATTGCCGAAGCGACCCCCGAAGACAAAATTCAAGTCATTCAACAGGAACAGGCGAAAGGGAAGTTAGTGGCGATGACAGGGGATGGAACCAACGATGCCCCGGCGTTAGCCCAAGCTAATGTCGGGTTAGCGATGAACTCTGGGACACAAGCAGCAAAAGAAGCAGCTAATATGGTCGATTTAGACTCTGATCCCACTAAATTAATCGATTTAGTCACTATTGGCAAACAATTACTCATTACCAGGGGGGCATTAACCACTTTTTCCTTAGCCAACGATATTGCCAAGTATTTTGCGATTATTCCAGCGATGTTTGCCAGCGCAGGGTTAGAAAGCCTCAATATTATGGGATTAGCCAGTGCACAGTCGGCTATTCTCTCGGCTTTAATTTACAATGCCCTGATTATTCCTGCATTGATTCCCCTTGCCCTCAAAGGCGTTAAGTTTCGTCCCCTAAGTGCCAATCAATTATTACAGCGTAATATCCTTATTTATGGATTAGGGGGCATTATTGCGCCATTTATTGGCATTAAAGTGATTGATTGGGGAATAGTTGCCATTGGGTTAGGATAG
- the kdpA gene encoding potassium-transporting ATPase subunit KdpA, protein MVQGLIQIAITLLLLLIIVPNLGNYMAKVYLKQKTVLDPILLPLENLIYAISGLRSQREMTGWQYARSVIFSNILMGIFVFSLFSFQAILPFNPTQLAAPSWHLALHTTISFVTNTNQQHYSGETTFSYGSQLFALGFLMFTSAGTGLAVAMAFIRGLIGEPLGNFYVDLTRSITRILLPIALISGLILLSQGVPETLSPPASVTTLQGATQTLARGPVAHFESIKQLGENGGGFFGINSAHPFENPNGFSNLIETLLMLCIPTSLIYTYGVMIGNKKQAWLLFSMIFIIYVFLIAITALGEYQGNPLVNNLLTTQQPNLEGKEIRFGWAQTVLWAISTTGTMCGAVNGMHDSLMPLGGLSTLFNLFLQIIWGGQGTGTAYLFVFLIITVFLTGLMVGRSPEFLGRKIEKREIVFASVILLVHPFAILVPGAITLVFPEILSGISNPGFHGVSQVVYEYASAAANNGSGFEGLGDNTLWWNLSTSVVLLLGRYVPIIALLLLAESMRQKQPVPETTGTLRTDTGLFTAVTAGVILILGALTFLPVLALGPIAEGFKLGW, encoded by the coding sequence ATGGTTCAAGGATTAATCCAAATAGCCATAACTTTACTACTTTTGCTGATAATTGTGCCAAATCTGGGTAACTATATGGCAAAAGTGTATCTGAAGCAAAAAACCGTACTAGATCCTATTTTATTACCCTTAGAAAACTTAATTTACGCGATTAGTGGTCTGCGTTCTCAACGGGAAATGACCGGTTGGCAATACGCTAGAAGTGTAATTTTTAGCAATATACTAATGGGAATTTTTGTATTTTCGCTCTTTTCTTTCCAGGCAATTTTACCTTTTAATCCAACTCAATTAGCTGCCCCTAGTTGGCATTTAGCATTACATACTACTATTTCTTTTGTTACTAATACAAATCAACAACATTATTCAGGAGAAACGACCTTTAGTTATGGAAGTCAACTGTTTGCTTTGGGGTTTCTCATGTTTACTTCAGCCGGAACAGGGTTAGCAGTTGCAATGGCTTTTATTCGAGGATTAATAGGAGAACCTTTAGGTAATTTTTATGTTGATTTAACTCGTTCTATAACTCGTATTTTGCTCCCTATTGCTTTAATTTCTGGTTTGATTTTATTGAGTCAAGGTGTCCCAGAAACCCTTAGTCCTCCTGCGAGTGTAACAACGTTACAAGGGGCAACTCAAACCCTGGCTAGAGGACCAGTTGCTCACTTTGAAAGTATTAAACAATTGGGAGAAAACGGCGGAGGATTTTTTGGGATTAATTCTGCTCATCCTTTTGAAAACCCCAATGGATTCAGTAACCTGATTGAAACCTTACTAATGCTTTGTATTCCTACTTCGCTAATTTATACCTATGGTGTGATGATAGGAAATAAAAAACAAGCTTGGTTACTCTTTAGCATGATCTTTATTATCTACGTTTTCTTGATAGCAATAACTGCCCTAGGAGAATATCAAGGGAATCCCTTAGTTAACAATTTACTGACTACACAACAGCCCAATTTAGAAGGAAAAGAAATTCGTTTTGGATGGGCACAAACGGTACTTTGGGCGATTAGTACCACTGGAACCATGTGCGGCGCAGTCAATGGAATGCACGACTCTTTGATGCCATTAGGGGGCTTATCTACCCTATTTAATCTATTTTTGCAGATTATTTGGGGAGGTCAAGGCACTGGAACCGCTTATCTTTTTGTATTTCTGATTATCACCGTCTTTCTGACAGGGTTAATGGTGGGGCGATCGCCGGAATTTCTGGGACGCAAAATTGAAAAACGGGAGATTGTCTTTGCCAGCGTTATTTTATTGGTGCATCCCTTCGCTATTTTAGTTCCTGGAGCAATTACTCTGGTTTTCCCTGAGATTCTCTCTGGTATCAGTAATCCTGGCTTTCATGGTGTTTCTCAAGTGGTCTATGAATACGCTTCGGCTGCTGCGAACAACGGTTCAGGATTTGAAGGGTTAGGTGACAATACCCTGTGGTGGAATTTAAGTACTAGCGTTGTTCTGTTGTTGGGTCGATATGTGCCTATTATCGCGCTATTACTATTAGCAGAGAGTATGAGACAGAAACAGCCTGTTCCTGAAACAACAGGAACCCTCAGAACCGATACAGGCTTATTTACCGCAGTTACCGCCGGAGTCATCCTTATTTTAGGGGCGTTGACTTTCTTGCCTGTTTTAGCCCTAGGACCCATTGCAGAAGGGTTTAAATTGGGTTGGTAG